The following proteins are co-located in the Arctopsyche grandis isolate Sample6627 chromosome 3, ASM5162203v2, whole genome shotgun sequence genome:
- the LOC143908959 gene encoding uncharacterized protein LOC143908959: MDIKMQLLLKEHRAAIIQDVDVDDIIDSLFSSGTVAEEDFETIRSLTTRSDKVKRLLEIVSRNGTVSFQAFVDSLCKPYNWLWKRLQNANELIPVEIQRAASEDILIKGNVPKLPLYYVRRPTLEKNLHERLSKLERHKTLALHGMPGCGKTSLVISTLRSNSSLIINSFNGKVFWISVGDCKTDDQIMTLQLRLLKKMEQSESAMNVSTSSITLGSLGYSEYSVYVDHDWKDYKHKLAEMFSKDINKDSLLIIDDPREKQIVEAFDVGCKILVTTQDSTLVDSNSSILKINDSLTETESLQLISICVNQEVQQLPDQAKKMHNICRGSPLLMAMLGGLLADNKDSLKHDGKRWNHFLKQLQHKPNFIARINLRKNTHHSPQLALEMCITSLESERLVTAYKSLAVLPENIKVSAQAMGVILDMSEKTEVEDMMTKLKNKSLIIEHYNVDRKTYEYEVHDLILAHLKNFYDEDKISSLHCDLLKRYLEQNSNNLVNLPDDGYIANYIGYHISMTNNVDNMWDLFATLYTNLEFIGNKIRLAGPCDTIDDLNNYCKYIFTNASEGNTDFITKLGKFISSYGHDLHRYPSTDIIQSILQYESGGELYEMASNLVKEEHNKQHLYLQCLPNSDQEHFIVLNVGSEFNFVKFWLHYIFIGHINGNITFWTINNYKKIKTFTGHKSYIKSISINSIKPFKMTSVSNDGVLKVWDIDSFGYNDQEDNEDNEDDSTETEDDFPNICDTHNSILTFTHPSGPLCDVNWGRDSDIFLSHTNPGNVIIIYDFDKKSHKEIECEKDIEISCSILSQDDTLAIIGYNSLNKKKFGVNMYCKETKHLLITFTEYNCVLSLALLPNEHRSVLVLTNKYVKKHKWNKVLPSNSIQAKENVTHSKIAEAKDNYELRMVKIGTEDIVFVSTTDCRILLYNINTSDLLCELNNHRGVVSTMDYMEYRNVEYDVSSHLLLTASGGDQISKLWFVDETQFYLDRIRKSPKFDCVFNSHLQIFPKNMLEKVSPIREFSDLSLRRVKTLSCTKNSKPTVHKTTSLDRHTLRPLSFHNLSRSSSNDDPIVAVIDNSNSIQVFKGNKLITKTEKANSAITCIALSPCCRYLIYGLQKGDVINFTFKTLTGVVIVEIKDCVDYMEFINSTTLVIGGKRCGLMIYEILHDDTNKCCAKMLMKTYNELGSRELLDNIWGKRGKHANKPNGNNRNSYSSSESNSSVSDSLPPESPKHLSKCEHIYKHEPVIKCISIPKFGMLSIERDGSVKLWNTEPRLESVLISRQDLSLSCVSFEKSLLVMCDINGTFQIYQINSAESNTQLTARKITSQKISQKIVSCTVSSDEKILALGCESGNIVIWHISNTILLSVINFHKEPVNSMKFSPVPISTRPISFTHFDNDEDILDSDSTPLVLVSIAGQVCWWNVTSIINRKNRKLLKQSKGSNRNILSPIGNLMSSSPIDFKTTGNKNPARNSNGFNFDLTTNLEWEKLWKGKRAKNKKRRDLLNCIKLTGERAFKIMVNSDFSTFVTIDQGGVLYVMNVIHNNKTENGLKSMTENKLPLTTKTDAKEQTNIQTNQHSHASSI; the protein is encoded by the exons ATGGACATCAAAATGCAATTGCTCCTCAAGGAACACAGAGCTGCTATTATTCAAGACGTCGATGTCGATGATATTATTGATTCGCTCTTTTCGAGTGGTACCGTAGCCGAGGAAGACTTCGAAACCATCAGAAGTCTG ACCACTAGGagtgataaagtaaaaagattaCTGGAAATTGTATCTAGAAATGGCACAGTGTCGTTTCAAGCGTTTGTTGATAGTTTATGCAAGCCGTATAATTGGTTGTGGAAGAGGCTACAAAATGCCAACGAGTTAATACCTGTGGAAATTCAGCGAGCTGCTTCAGAGGACATTTTAATTAAAGGAAATGTTCCTAAATTACCGCTGTACTATGTGAGAAGACCGACTTTA GAAAAAAACTTGCACGAGCGTCTTTCAAAATTAGAACGGCACAAAACATTAGCTTTGCACGGAATGCCTGGTTGTGGAAAAACGTCTCTAGTTATTAGCACCCTTAGAAGTAACAGTTCACTAATAATAAACTCATTCAATGGAAAGGTTTTCTGGATTAGCGTCGGCGATTGCAAAACTGATGACCAAATCATGACTTTACAACTGCG ACTACTTAAAAAAATGGAACAAAGTGAAAGTGCTATGAATGTTTCTACATCATCGATTACTTTAGGATCGTTAGGCTACAGTGAATATTCAGTTTATGTTGATCATGACTGGAAAGATTATAAACACAAACTTGCTGAAATGTTTAGTAAAGATATAAACAAAGACTCGCTCTTAATTATTGATGATCCCAGAGAAAAGCAAATTGTTGAAGCTTTTGATGTGGGCTGCAAAATATTAGTAACCACACAGGATAGTACTTTAGTTGATagcaattcttcgattttgaag ataAACGACAGTCTCACCGAAACCGAATCGCTCCAATTAATATCCATTTGTGTAAACCAAGAAGTTCAACAACTCCCTGATCAggcgaaaaaaatgcataacatTTGTCGAGGAAGCCCTCTGCTGATGGCCATGTTGGGTGGATTGTTAGCCGACAACAAAGACAGTTTAAAGCATGATGGCAAAAGATGGAATCATTTTTTAAAACAGCTTCAGCACAAACCGAATTTCATTGCTCG GATAAACTTGCGAAAAAATACACATCATTCGCCACAACTTGCATTGGAGATGTGCATAACGTCATTGGAATCTGAACGTTTAGTTACTGCGTATAAATCACTTGCAGTGTTACCAGAAAATATTAAGGTTTCCGCACAAGCGATGGGTGTAATATTAGATATGTCTGAAAAAACAGAAGTAGAGGATATGATGAcgaaacttaaaaataaatctcttaTCATAGAGCATTACAATGTCGATCGGAAAACGTATGAATATGAAGTTCACGATTTAATATTGGCTCATCTCAAAAATTTTTATGACGAAGATAAAATCAGCAGTCTTCATTGTGACCTCTTGAAAAGATACTTAGAACAGAATTCTAATAATTTGGTAAACCTTCCTGATGATGGATACATTGCCAACTATATTGGTTATCATATTTCAATGACTAATAATGTCGACAATATGTGGGATTTATTTGCGACACTTTATACTAATTTAGAATTCATTGGAAATAAAATACGTTTGGCTGGACCTTGTGATACAATTgatgatttaaataattattgcaaatatattttcact aacGCTTCAGAAGGCAATACTGACTTCATAACCAAATTAGGAAAATTTATATCTAGTTACGGACATGACTTGCATCGTTATCCTAGTACTGATATTATTCAAAGTATTTTACAATATGAATCCGGTGGAGAATTATACGAGATGGCATCCAATTTAGTAAAAGAAGAACACAACAAACAGCATCTCTATTTACAGTGTTT ACCAAACAGTGATCAAGAACATTTTATAGTTTTGAACGTCGGAagtgaatttaattttgtaaagtTTTGGTTGCATTATATATTCATTGGCCACATTAACGGAAACATCACG ttttGGACAATCaataactataaaaaaattaaaacctttACTGGACATAAATCGTACATTAAATCAATATCGATAAATTCTATTAAACCGTTTAAAATGACATCTGTAAGTAACGACGGCGTTCTTAAAGTTTGGGACATTGATAGTTTTGGTTATAATGATCAAGAAGATAATGAAGACAATGAAGATGATTCTACAGagactg agGACGATTTTCCTAATATTTGTGATACGCACAACAGCATTTTAACTTTCACGCATCCATCCGGTCCTCTGTGTGATGTCAATTGGGGTAGAGattctgatatatttttatcgcaCACTAATCCTGGCAATGTGATAATCATATATGATTTTGATAAAAAGTCGCATAAGGAAATTGAGTGTGAGAAAGATATTGAAATAAGTTGCAGTATATTATCGCAAGACGACACTTTAGCAATCATTGGATACAATTCGTTGAACAAGAAAAAATTCGGAGTCAACATGTATTGCAAAGAAACTAAACATCTACTTATAACCTTCACAGAATACAACTGTGTTTTAAGTCTTGCACTTTTACCGA ATGAACATCGAAGTGTTTTAGTTCTCACAAATAAATATGTGAAAAAGCATAAATGGAATAAAGTATTGCCAAGTAATTCTATTCAAGCGAAAGAAAATGTAACTCATTCGAAAATTGCCGAAGCTAAGGATAATTATGAATTGCGAATGGTCAAAATCGGTACGGAAGACATTGTTTTCGTTTCGACGACAGATTGTCGTAtacttttgtataatataaatacatccgATTTGTTGTGTGAATTAAACAACCACAGAGG TGTCGTATCAACTATGGACTATATGGAGTATAGAAATGTTGAGTATGATGTATCCTCACATTTGCTCTTGACTGCCAGTGGTGGTGATCAAATTTCAAAGTTGTGGTTCGTCGACGAAACGCAGTTTTATTTAGATCGCATAAG aaAAAGTCCAAAATTTGACTGTGTATTCAATTCTCATTTACAAATTTTTCCAAAGAACATGCTAGAAAAAGTATCACCTATCAGAGAATTTTCGGACCTCTCCCTTCGGCGCGTGAAAACGTTAAGTTGTACAAAAAATTCTAAACCTACGGTTCATAAAACTACTAGTCTGGATCGACACACTCTTCGTCCGTTGAGTTTCCACAATCTTTCACGATCCTCCTCAAATGATGACCCTATTGTTGCAGTTATAGATAATTCTAACAGTATACAG GTATTTAAGGGCAATAAACTGATTACAAAAACTGAAAAAGCAAATAGCGCCATCACTTGCATTGCACTTTCACCTTGTTGTCGATATTTGATATATGGATTGCAGAAAGgagatgtaattaatttcacaTTCAAAACATTGACCGGTGTTGTCATTGTGGAAATTAAAGATTGTGTGGACTATATGGAATTCATAAACAGCACAACACTTGTGATTGGCGGGAAAAGGTGTGGTTTGATGATATACGAAATTCTCCACGACGATACGAACAAATGCTGCGCTAAAATGTTAATGAAAACATACAACGAACTGGGCTCTCGAGAGCTCCTCGACAATATATGGGGTAAAAGGGGGAAACATGCAAACAAACCGAACGGTAATAATCGCAATAGTTACTCATCGTCCGAGTCGAATTCTTCGGTGAGCGACAGCTTACCACCAGAGTCTCCCAAGCATCTTAGTAAATGTGAGCATATATACAAGCATGAACCCGTCATCAAATGCATCTCCATTCCGAAATTCGGCATGCTGAGTATAGAACGAGATGGTAGTGTGAAACTGTGGAATACTGAACCACGACTCGAGAGCGTTCTCATCAGCAGACAAGATCTTTCCTTGTCTTGTGTTTCTTTTGAAAAGAGCCTTCTTGTAATGTGTGATATAAATGGAACATTCCAA ATCTATCAAATAAATTCAGCAGAATCAAATACCCAATTGACTGCACGCAAAATTACATCCCAAAAAATTAGCCAGAAAATCGTTAGTTGTACTGTATCAAGCGATGAAAAGATTTTAGCCTTGGGCTGTGAATCTGGAAACAtagtg aTCTGGCATATTTCCAACACAATACTGCTGTCTGTAATAAATTTCCACAAGGAGCCGGTTAATTCGATGAAATTTTCGCCGGTACCCATTTCGACACGACCCATTTCATTTACGCATTTTGATAATGACGAAGATATACTCGATAGCGATTCAACTCCGTTGGTACTGGTATCAATAGCTGGACAAGTATGCTGGTGGAACGTTACGTCCAtcattaataggaaaaatagaaaattattgaAGCAAAGCAA AGGAAGTAATCGCAATATACTTTCGCCTATTGGGAATCTGATGTCGTCGTCTCCAATAGATTTTAAAACGACTGGCAACAAAAATCCTGCACGAAATAGTAATGGATTCAATTTCGATTTAACAACTAATCTAGAATGGGAAAAGCTGTGGAAAGGAAAAAg AGCGAAGAACAAAAAACGTAGAGATCTGCTTAATTGCATTAAATTGACAGGCGAAAGAGCTTTCAAAATTATGGTTAACAGTGACTTCTCAACATTTGTGACCATCGACCAAGGTGGGGTTCTCTATGTTATGAAtgtaattcataataataagacTGAAAATGGCTTAAAGTCAATGACTGAAAATAAACTTCCACTGACAACGAAAACTGATGCAaaagaacaaacaaacattcagaCAAATCAACATTCACATGCTTCCAGTATTTGA